A single window of Halotalea alkalilenta DNA harbors:
- a CDS encoding ABC transporter permease, with amino-acid sequence MSQANSPRAAGSQLPVASPSRRNRAPRYAMRWIGAILFGFWVLVAIFGPMLAPHPVGALVGDDMFAGASAAFPLGTDYLGRDMLSRILTGARYTVGLALIAALLASSIGASLGILAALAPKWLDETVSRLNDALISIPSKMLALVMVSAFGASIPLLIITAVLSYAPGAFRISRSLAANLTTLEYVQVARTRGEGRLYIAGVELLPNMIHPVLADMGMRFVFIVLLLSGMSFLGLGVQPPIADLGSLVRENIGGLSEGALAVIAPAVAIGTLTIGANLLIDSLSASRDQQGD; translated from the coding sequence ATGAGCCAAGCAAACTCTCCCCGCGCGGCGGGCAGTCAGCTGCCCGTCGCCTCGCCCAGCCGACGCAACCGCGCACCGCGCTACGCCATGCGCTGGATCGGCGCGATCCTGTTCGGCTTCTGGGTACTGGTGGCGATCTTCGGCCCGATGCTCGCCCCGCACCCGGTCGGTGCGCTGGTCGGCGACGATATGTTCGCCGGTGCGAGCGCGGCCTTCCCTCTCGGTACCGACTACCTCGGCCGGGACATGCTCAGCCGGATCCTCACCGGCGCACGCTATACCGTCGGCCTGGCACTGATCGCCGCGCTGCTGGCCAGCTCGATCGGCGCAAGCCTTGGGATTCTCGCCGCTCTGGCGCCCAAGTGGCTCGACGAGACGGTCAGCCGGCTCAACGATGCGCTGATCTCGATTCCGAGCAAGATGCTCGCGCTGGTGATGGTCTCCGCCTTCGGCGCCTCGATCCCGCTGCTGATCATCACCGCGGTGCTCAGCTACGCCCCCGGTGCGTTTCGCATCTCGAGAAGCCTCGCGGCCAACCTCACCACCCTCGAGTACGTCCAGGTGGCCCGCACCCGTGGCGAAGGGCGGCTCTACATCGCCGGGGTCGAACTGCTGCCGAACATGATTCATCCGGTACTCGCCGACATGGGCATGCGCTTCGTGTTCATCGTCCTGCTGCTCAGCGGGATGAGCTTCCTCGGCCTCGGCGTGCAGCCACCGATCGCGGATCTCGGCTCGCTGGTGCGCGAGAACATCGGCGGGCTGAGCGAAGGGGCGCTGGCGGTGATCGCCCCGGCGGTGGCAATCGGCACGCTCACCATCGGTGCCAACCTGCTGATCGACAGCCTCTCCGCAAGCCGCGACCAACAGGGAGACTGA
- a CDS encoding HAD-IC family P-type ATPase produces the protein MDAAKKRSPAWHALDEQSVLKTLESTAQGLTSDEAKARQAHYGRNLLPTPPRRHPLLRLLSHFNNALILFLLAAAVLALAMGHFVDAAVIAAVVVVNAMVGFIQEGRAERSLAALRAMLAPHARVMRDGHRLQIDVADLVPGDVVLLEAGDRVPADLRLLRVRGMLIDEAALTGESVAAEKLEAAVTANAALGDRSSMAYSGTLVAAGQGSAVVVATGAATEIGRISGLLAAVETMTTPLLRKINQFGRRFTVLAILGSALLLGFAILVRGYDWLDALMITVALAVGVVPESLPAVITITLAIGVQRMAGRNAIVRRLPAVETLGATTVICSDKTGTLTRNEMTAVRLVSADGEITVSGSGYSPDGVLSEPPSPAASALIDSGLYCNDAELAQQDGNWRVDGDPMEGALLALAMKAGRDVTAQRLAQPRLDEIPFDAQHRFMATLHRAGPGEEGVVLHVKGAPERILAMCTRQLGSDGSLAPLDEAYWNAAIARAASAGERVLGFASVRLADHPAHLGFEHVSELVLSGVIGFIDPPRAEATAAVADCRSAGISVKMITGDHAATASAIAHQLGIAKAPEVLTGHDLDTISDADLPASVQRASVFARTSPEHKLRVVGALQSQGAVVAMTGDGVNDAPALKRADVGVAMGDKGTEAAKEAAEMVLADDNFASIVAAVHEGRTVYDNIRKVVAWTLPTNGGEALTIIAALLMGLTLPMTAPQILWINMVLTITLGLVLAFEPAEPGVMRRPPRAPHAPLISPFMLWRIVLVSVLFAIGAFGIYAWAIARGFDVATARTMVVNVLCVMEIFYLFSVRYLHMSSFSMGGLRGTPAVLWAVGGVIIAQLAFTYAPWMQRLFDTRAVPLTDGLVIVAIGVAVLLILEIEKSVLRRLDFFDELRAARPETTSDEASSPQNPS, from the coding sequence ATGGACGCGGCGAAGAAGCGCTCACCTGCTTGGCACGCTCTCGATGAACAGAGCGTGCTGAAGACGTTGGAAAGCACGGCTCAAGGACTCACATCGGACGAGGCCAAGGCGCGCCAAGCGCACTACGGCCGCAACCTGCTGCCGACACCGCCGAGGCGGCATCCACTGCTGCGCTTGCTGTCCCATTTCAACAACGCCTTGATCCTGTTCCTGCTCGCCGCGGCGGTGCTGGCGCTCGCGATGGGGCACTTCGTCGACGCGGCGGTGATCGCGGCGGTGGTGGTGGTCAATGCGATGGTCGGCTTCATCCAGGAGGGGCGCGCCGAACGCTCATTGGCGGCGCTGCGTGCCATGCTGGCACCGCACGCCCGGGTCATGCGCGACGGCCATCGCCTGCAGATCGACGTCGCCGACCTGGTGCCCGGCGACGTGGTCTTGCTGGAGGCCGGGGACCGCGTCCCCGCCGACCTGCGCCTGCTGCGGGTGCGCGGCATGCTGATCGACGAAGCAGCGCTGACCGGCGAGTCGGTCGCCGCGGAGAAGCTCGAGGCCGCGGTCACCGCCAACGCCGCGCTCGGCGATCGCAGTTCGATGGCCTACTCCGGCACCCTGGTCGCCGCCGGCCAGGGCAGCGCCGTGGTGGTGGCCACCGGCGCGGCCACCGAGATCGGCCGGATCAGCGGGCTGCTGGCCGCGGTGGAGACCATGACCACCCCGCTGCTGCGCAAGATCAACCAGTTCGGCCGCCGTTTCACCGTGCTCGCGATCCTCGGCTCGGCGCTGCTGCTGGGGTTCGCGATCCTGGTGCGCGGCTACGACTGGCTGGACGCGCTGATGATCACCGTGGCGCTGGCGGTCGGGGTCGTCCCCGAGAGCCTGCCGGCGGTGATCACCATCACCCTGGCCATCGGCGTGCAGCGTATGGCTGGACGCAATGCCATCGTGCGGCGACTTCCAGCGGTCGAAACGCTTGGAGCCACCACGGTGATCTGCTCGGACAAGACCGGCACCCTCACCCGCAACGAGATGACCGCGGTGCGCCTGGTCAGCGCCGACGGTGAGATCACCGTCAGTGGCTCCGGCTACTCTCCAGACGGCGTTCTGTCCGAACCGCCGAGCCCGGCTGCCAGCGCACTGATCGACTCAGGCCTTTACTGCAACGACGCCGAACTCGCGCAGCAGGATGGCAACTGGAGAGTCGACGGCGACCCGATGGAGGGCGCGCTCTTGGCACTGGCGATGAAGGCCGGGCGGGACGTCACCGCCCAACGGCTCGCCCAGCCGCGTCTGGACGAGATCCCGTTCGATGCCCAGCATCGCTTCATGGCGACCTTGCATCGCGCCGGACCGGGGGAAGAAGGCGTGGTGCTGCATGTGAAGGGCGCCCCGGAGCGCATCCTGGCGATGTGCACCCGACAACTCGGCAGCGATGGCAGCCTAGCGCCACTCGACGAGGCCTACTGGAACGCCGCCATCGCGCGGGCCGCCTCGGCGGGCGAACGCGTGCTCGGTTTCGCCAGCGTACGGCTGGCGGATCATCCAGCGCATCTCGGCTTCGAGCATGTCAGCGAACTGGTGCTCTCCGGGGTGATCGGCTTCATCGACCCGCCGCGCGCCGAGGCCACCGCCGCCGTCGCTGACTGCCGCAGCGCAGGCATCTCGGTCAAGATGATCACCGGCGACCATGCGGCCACCGCCAGCGCCATCGCGCATCAGCTCGGCATCGCCAAGGCGCCTGAAGTGCTCACCGGCCATGACCTCGACACCATCAGCGATGCCGACCTCCCCGCGAGCGTGCAGCGCGCCAGCGTGTTCGCGCGAACCAGCCCTGAGCACAAGCTGCGCGTCGTCGGAGCGCTGCAGTCGCAGGGCGCGGTGGTGGCGATGACCGGCGATGGGGTCAACGATGCGCCCGCGCTAAAGCGCGCCGATGTCGGCGTCGCCATGGGCGACAAGGGCACCGAAGCCGCCAAGGAGGCCGCCGAGATGGTGCTGGCCGATGACAACTTCGCCTCGATCGTGGCCGCCGTGCATGAAGGACGCACCGTCTACGACAACATTCGCAAGGTCGTGGCCTGGACCCTGCCGACCAACGGCGGCGAGGCGCTGACCATCATCGCGGCGCTGTTGATGGGCCTGACGCTACCGATGACTGCCCCGCAAATCCTCTGGATCAACATGGTGCTGACCATCACCCTCGGCCTGGTGCTGGCGTTCGAGCCGGCCGAGCCAGGCGTCATGCGCCGCCCACCCCGCGCGCCGCATGCGCCCTTGATCTCGCCTTTCATGCTGTGGCGAATCGTGCTGGTGTCGGTGCTCTTCGCCATCGGCGCCTTCGGCATCTATGCCTGGGCGATCGCGCGCGGCTTCGATGTGGCGACCGCGCGCACCATGGTGGTCAACGTGCTCTGCGTGATGGAGATCTTCTACCTGTTCAGCGTGCGCTACCTGCACATGTCCTCGTTCAGCATGGGCGGCCTGCGCGGCACGCCCGCGGTGCTGTGGGCGGTCGGCGGGGTGATCATCGCCCAGCTGGCCTTCACCTACGCCCCCTGGATGCAGCGCCTGTTCGACACCCGGGCGGTGCCGCTCACCGATGGCCTGGTGATCGTCGCCATCGGTGTGGCGGTGCTGCTCATCCTCGAGATCGAGAAGAGCGTGCTGCGCCGACTGGATTTCTTCGACGAGCTGCGCGCGGCACGGCCCGAGACGACGAGCGACGAGGCGTCATCGCCGCAAAATCCCAGCTGA
- a CDS encoding ABC transporter ATP-binding protein: MLGEPIEVQDLLVTAVNPAGEEIEIVKRIGFSLAAGEVLALIGESGSGKTTIALSLLGYARRGCRISGGSVRLGETEVLKLPAKELRDLRGHRVAYIAQSAAASFNPAKTLMEQVIEAALIHKVMSREEAEAKAVGLFRELALPDPDSIGARYPHQVSGGQLQRLMAAMALITDPALVILDEPTTALDVTTQIEVLRAFKRVVRERGTTAIYVSHDLAVVAQMADRVLVLNGGEIQEQGEIEQILEHPAHPYTQSLLEAARPDQKLSPPPTTPGAELLRIDDLQVGYGSRNAEGIPAKVVLDHIQLNLARGRALGVIGESGSGKSTLARTVAGLIGPSRGAVQFDRRELSPTLKGRTPDQFRRIQMVFQSADNALNPSHSIERILTRPLDTYFELDGRERKRRVAELMDLVKLPQALLKRRPGELSGGQKQRVNLARALAAKPDLLLCDEVTSALDTVVGAAILELLVELRRELGVSYLFISHDISTVRALCDEVMVLFQGRCVEQGPCREVIQNPQHPYTQRLIGSVPELRRGWLESRPSFTDSLEALA; encoded by the coding sequence ATGCTCGGCGAACCCATCGAAGTACAAGACCTGCTGGTCACCGCGGTCAATCCCGCCGGAGAAGAGATCGAGATCGTCAAACGGATCGGCTTCTCGCTCGCGGCGGGGGAAGTGCTGGCGCTGATCGGCGAATCCGGCTCGGGCAAGACCACCATTGCGCTTTCCCTGCTCGGCTATGCCCGGCGCGGCTGCCGCATCTCGGGCGGCAGCGTACGGCTCGGCGAGACCGAGGTGCTGAAGCTGCCGGCGAAGGAGCTGCGCGACCTGCGCGGCCACCGCGTGGCCTACATCGCGCAGAGCGCGGCGGCCTCGTTCAATCCGGCCAAGACCCTGATGGAGCAGGTGATCGAAGCCGCGTTGATCCACAAGGTGATGAGCCGCGAGGAGGCCGAGGCCAAGGCGGTCGGGCTGTTCCGTGAACTGGCGCTGCCGGATCCGGACAGCATCGGCGCACGCTACCCGCACCAGGTCTCCGGCGGCCAGCTGCAGCGACTGATGGCAGCGATGGCGCTGATCACCGATCCGGCGCTGGTGATCCTCGACGAGCCGACCACCGCACTCGACGTGACCACCCAGATCGAGGTGCTGCGCGCGTTCAAGCGCGTGGTGCGCGAACGCGGCACCACCGCGATCTACGTCTCCCACGACCTCGCCGTGGTCGCCCAGATGGCCGATCGCGTGCTGGTGCTCAACGGCGGCGAGATCCAGGAGCAGGGAGAGATCGAACAGATCCTCGAGCATCCCGCCCACCCCTATACCCAAAGCCTGCTCGAGGCCGCCCGCCCCGACCAGAAGCTCTCCCCGCCGCCGACCACGCCGGGCGCCGAGCTTTTGCGCATCGACGACCTGCAGGTCGGCTACGGCTCGCGTAATGCCGAAGGCATACCGGCCAAAGTGGTGCTCGACCACATCCAGCTCAATCTCGCCCGCGGCCGGGCGCTCGGCGTGATCGGCGAGTCCGGCTCGGGCAAGTCGACGCTGGCGCGCACCGTCGCTGGGTTGATCGGCCCATCGCGAGGCGCAGTGCAGTTCGACCGCCGCGAGCTGTCGCCGACGCTCAAGGGCCGCACGCCGGATCAGTTCCGCCGCATCCAGATGGTGTTCCAGAGCGCCGACAATGCGCTCAACCCCTCGCACAGCATCGAGCGCATCCTGACTCGTCCGCTCGATACCTATTTCGAGCTCGATGGCCGTGAGCGCAAGCGCCGGGTGGCCGAGCTGATGGACCTGGTCAAGCTGCCCCAGGCGCTGCTCAAGAGGCGTCCCGGTGAGCTTTCGGGCGGCCAGAAGCAGCGCGTCAACCTCGCCCGGGCGCTCGCCGCCAAGCCCGACCTGCTGCTCTGCGACGAGGTCACCTCGGCGCTCGACACCGTGGTGGGCGCGGCGATCCTCGAGCTGCTGGTCGAGCTGCGGCGCGAACTCGGCGTCTCCTACCTGTTCATCAGCCACGATATCTCCACCGTTCGCGCCCTGTGCGACGAGGTGATGGTGCTGTTCCAGGGCCGCTGCGTCGAACAGGGACCGTGTCGGGAAGTGATCCAGAATCCGCAGCACCCCTATACCCAGCGGCTGATCGGCTCGGTGCCCGAACTCAGGCGCGGCTGGCTCGAGTCGCGCCCGAGCTTCACCGATTCGCTGGAAGCCCTGGCATGA
- a CDS encoding DUF1624 domain-containing protein: MLLDHVRETFFLHAQVLDPMVVDETTPDLFFSRMLSHVCAPVFVFLTGLSAYLYASKPGNGRAAVSGFLFKRGLFLVLLEVTLVNFAWTFQFPPSTVYLQVIWAIGLSMIALSALVWLPRAAVAAIGIAIVAGHNLLDGVHFPPGHLLNVPWAILHDRGWIEAADTLRLRTSYPLLPWIGVIALGYALGPLFGAKVKAEQRKRTLLLGGFALILGFVALRAINVYGDAPWTVHQSALSTLMSFFNITKYPPSLLFIMLTLGIGALLLRWFEQLQERAQGSGTLGWPIAQLVTFGAAPMFFYLLHLYVLKVLYLGAVGVWGANQGEYFGFSAMWMVWVTTIVLAVALYYPVRAFASFKARRRDIAWLKYL, translated from the coding sequence ATGCTGCTGGACCACGTGCGTGAAACCTTCTTCCTGCACGCCCAGGTACTGGATCCAATGGTCGTCGACGAGACGACTCCCGACTTGTTCTTCAGCCGCATGCTCAGCCATGTCTGCGCCCCGGTCTTCGTCTTCCTGACCGGTCTTTCGGCCTATCTCTACGCATCCAAGCCCGGCAACGGGCGTGCGGCGGTATCGGGTTTTCTGTTCAAGCGCGGGCTCTTCCTGGTGCTGTTGGAGGTCACCCTGGTGAACTTCGCCTGGACCTTCCAATTCCCGCCCAGCACGGTCTACCTGCAAGTCATCTGGGCCATCGGCCTGAGCATGATCGCGCTCTCCGCCCTGGTCTGGCTGCCCCGCGCCGCCGTGGCGGCCATCGGTATCGCGATCGTCGCCGGTCATAACCTGCTCGACGGTGTGCACTTCCCTCCCGGGCACCTGCTGAACGTCCCCTGGGCCATCCTGCACGACCGCGGTTGGATCGAGGCCGCCGACACCCTGCGACTGCGCACCTCCTATCCGTTACTGCCCTGGATCGGCGTCATCGCACTCGGCTACGCGCTGGGTCCGCTGTTCGGCGCGAAGGTGAAAGCCGAGCAGCGCAAGCGGACCTTGCTGCTGGGCGGCTTCGCGCTGATCCTCGGCTTCGTCGCGCTGCGCGCGATCAACGTCTACGGCGATGCGCCCTGGACGGTGCACCAGAGCGCGCTCTCGACGCTGATGAGCTTTTTCAACATTACCAAATATCCCCCCTCGCTTTTGTTCATCATGCTCACGCTCGGCATCGGAGCACTGCTGTTGCGCTGGTTCGAGCAGTTGCAAGAACGCGCCCAGGGCAGCGGCACGCTCGGCTGGCCGATCGCCCAGCTGGTGACGTTCGGCGCGGCACCGATGTTCTTCTATCTGCTCCACCTCTATGTCCTCAAGGTGCTCTATCTCGGCGCCGTCGGCGTTTGGGGCGCCAACCAGGGCGAATACTTCGGCTTCAGCGCCATGTGGATGGTCTGGGTGACCACCATAGTGCTGGCCGTGGCGCTTTATTATCCGGTGCGCGCCTTCGCCTCGTTCAAGGCCCGTCGCCGCGACATCGCCTGGCTCAAGTACCTCTGA
- a CDS encoding ABC transporter substrate-binding protein, which produces MTDHKNSIPGLIGPEQSTRLFEAMHRGLSRRDALKALGAAGLFAASAGSMFGSGVGYAAEPAGTPTRGGRIRVAAHSASTSDTLDPALGATAIDYVRHATFYNGLTVFDETLTPQPALAEHFETTDGGTTWLFTLRSGVTFHDGKSLEPADVIFSLGRHKDPNTGSKVMSLAEQISTVEAVGDRQVRIVLSSPNVELPSILAVSHMMIVQAGTTDFTKGIGTGPFRCQEFNPGVRSVAVRNENYWKEGRPYLDEIEMVGIGDESSRVNALLSGDVQLVNNVSGRSASRVENSGAHAIKASNSGNYSDLVMRVDQEPTSRPEFVEAMKYLFDREQIKRAVFRNYAEIANDQPIAQSNRYYFDGLPQREYDPERARALLAKAGVQGARLPIVASPAANGSEDMAVLLQQSAQQAGLNLTVNRVPSDGYWSNHWMKHPLGFGNINPRPTANILLSQFFQSSAPWNESGWQNEQFDQLLVLSRQEPDEAKRMQMYADMQTLIHDHAGIGIPVFISDIDGYDTRLKGYERSIPLGGFMGYSFPEHVWWEA; this is translated from the coding sequence ATGACCGACCACAAGAACTCCATTCCCGGGCTGATCGGCCCAGAACAAAGCACTCGGCTGTTCGAAGCGATGCACCGTGGCCTGTCACGGCGCGACGCATTGAAGGCCCTAGGTGCCGCTGGCCTGTTCGCCGCCAGTGCGGGCTCGATGTTCGGCAGCGGCGTCGGCTATGCCGCCGAACCCGCGGGCACGCCCACCCGCGGCGGCCGCATCCGGGTGGCCGCCCACTCGGCCTCGACCTCGGATACCCTCGACCCCGCCCTGGGCGCGACCGCGATCGACTATGTCCGCCATGCGACGTTCTACAATGGCCTGACCGTGTTCGATGAAACGCTCACTCCCCAGCCTGCGCTGGCCGAGCACTTCGAAACCACCGACGGCGGCACGACCTGGCTGTTCACCCTGCGCTCAGGGGTCACCTTCCACGACGGCAAGTCGCTCGAGCCCGCGGACGTGATCTTCTCGCTCGGCCGCCACAAGGACCCGAATACCGGCTCCAAGGTGATGTCGCTGGCCGAGCAGATCTCCACAGTGGAGGCAGTAGGTGACCGCCAGGTGCGGATCGTGCTGAGCTCGCCCAACGTCGAGCTGCCCTCGATCCTCGCGGTCTCGCACATGATGATCGTGCAGGCCGGCACCACGGATTTCACCAAGGGGATCGGCACCGGTCCGTTCCGCTGCCAGGAGTTCAATCCCGGCGTGCGCTCGGTGGCGGTACGCAACGAAAACTACTGGAAGGAAGGTCGCCCCTATCTCGACGAGATCGAAATGGTCGGGATCGGCGACGAATCCTCGCGGGTCAACGCGCTGCTCTCCGGCGACGTGCAGCTGGTCAACAACGTCAGCGGCCGCTCCGCATCGCGGGTGGAGAACTCCGGCGCCCATGCGATCAAGGCGAGCAATTCGGGCAACTACAGCGACCTGGTGATGCGCGTCGACCAAGAGCCGACCAGCCGGCCCGAATTCGTCGAGGCAATGAAGTACCTGTTCGACCGCGAGCAGATCAAGCGTGCGGTATTTCGCAACTACGCCGAGATCGCCAACGACCAGCCGATCGCCCAGAGCAATCGCTACTACTTCGACGGCCTGCCGCAGCGTGAGTACGACCCGGAGCGCGCCCGCGCCCTGCTCGCCAAAGCGGGCGTCCAGGGTGCGAGGCTGCCGATCGTCGCTTCGCCTGCGGCCAACGGCTCCGAGGACATGGCGGTGCTGCTCCAGCAGTCCGCGCAGCAGGCAGGCCTCAACCTGACCGTCAACCGGGTGCCCTCCGACGGCTACTGGTCGAACCATTGGATGAAGCACCCGCTCGGCTTCGGCAACATCAACCCGCGGCCGACCGCCAACATCCTGCTCTCGCAGTTCTTCCAATCGAGCGCGCCGTGGAACGAGTCGGGCTGGCAGAACGAGCAGTTCGACCAGCTGCTGGTGCTCTCGCGCCAGGAGCCGGACGAAGCCAAGCGCATGCAGATGTACGCCGACATGCAGACGCTGATCCATGACCATGCGGGAATCGGCATCCCGGTGTTCATCAGCGACATCGACGGCTACGACACCAGGCTCAAGGGCTACGAGCGCTCGATCCCACTCGGTGGATTCATGGGCTATTCGTTCCCCGAGCACGTCTGGTGGGAAGCCTGA
- a CDS encoding ABC transporter permease yields MRNPILRLLLGRLASGVLTLLIVSLVIFAITSLLPGDAAQQILGQFATPEQVAALRTQLGLDQPAPLRYFNWLIGLVSGDLGQSVSNALPVSTLMAGRLPNSLILAGVTTAVSVPIALALGIISAMRRGGAIDRVLNVFTLSMVAVPEFLVATIAVLIFAVHLGWLPALSYVSSVENLGDFMRIYAMPVLTLCCVLIAQMARMTRAALIDQLDSPYIEMAQLKGVGPLRRVLRHALPNSLGPIANAVALSLSYLLGGVIIVETIFNYPGIASLMVDAVANRDLALVQACAMLFCSAYLVLVIAADLCAILSNPRLRT; encoded by the coding sequence ATGCGTAACCCTATCCTGCGTCTGCTGCTCGGTCGGCTCGCCTCCGGGGTGCTGACCCTGCTGATCGTCTCGCTGGTGATTTTCGCGATCACTTCGCTGCTGCCGGGCGACGCCGCCCAGCAGATCCTCGGCCAGTTCGCCACCCCCGAGCAGGTCGCTGCGCTGCGCACCCAGCTCGGCCTCGACCAACCGGCGCCGCTGCGCTACTTCAATTGGCTGATCGGCTTGGTCAGCGGTGATCTCGGCCAGTCGGTGAGCAACGCCTTGCCGGTGTCCACGCTGATGGCCGGCCGACTGCCCAACTCGCTGATCCTCGCGGGGGTCACTACCGCGGTCTCGGTGCCGATCGCCCTGGCGCTGGGGATCATCTCGGCGATGCGCCGCGGCGGCGCGATCGACCGGGTGCTCAACGTCTTCACCCTGTCGATGGTGGCGGTGCCTGAATTCCTGGTCGCGACCATCGCGGTGCTGATCTTCGCCGTCCATCTCGGCTGGCTGCCGGCGCTCTCCTACGTCTCGAGCGTCGAGAACCTCGGCGACTTCATGCGCATCTACGCGATGCCGGTGCTGACGCTGTGCTGCGTGCTGATCGCCCAGATGGCGAGGATGACCCGCGCCGCACTGATCGACCAGCTCGACAGCCCCTACATCGAGATGGCCCAGCTCAAGGGTGTAGGCCCGCTGCGGCGGGTGCTGCGCCACGCGCTGCCCAACTCGCTCGGCCCGATCGCCAACGCGGTGGCGCTGAGCCTTTCCTACCTGCTCGGCGGGGTGATCATCGTCGAGACGATCTTCAACTACCCCGGCATCGCGAGCCTGATGGTCGACGCCGTCGCTAACCGCGACCTGGCACTGGTACAGGCCTGCGCAATGCTGTTCTGCAGCGCCTACCTGGTACTGGTCATCGCCGCCGATCTCTGCGCGATCCTCTCCAACCCGAGGCTGAGAACCTGA
- a CDS encoding NAD-dependent succinate-semialdehyde dehydrogenase gives MTHPNFPLERLADTGLLRTQAFIGGEWCDADDGATLEVIDPASNRPIAAIAALQAVETRRAIEAAEAAWPAWRARPAAERAMLLERWHALILEHLDDLATLMTLEQGKPLDEACGEIRYGASFVKWFAEEARRIYGDTIPSPSSDRRILVLKQPVGVVAAITPWNFPNAMITRKCAPALAAGCPIVIKPSELTPLSALALAELADRAGFPPGVFSVVTGLPQGIGAELTGNPAVRKLSFTGSTQVGRLLMRQSADDIKRLSLELGGNAPLIVFDDADIELAVAGAMVSKFRNAGQTCVCANRILVQGGIHDRFVARLAEEIAKLKCGAGFEPGVQLGPLINHAAVEKVARHVDDALSKGASAVVGGSPKGEDQFVAPTLLTGVDTGMLICNEETFGPVAPIIRFDTEEEAIAIANATPFGLAAYFFTGEMKRAWRVTEALEFGMVGLNTGSVSMEVAPFGGVKQSGLGREGSKYGLDEYLENKAFHIGGL, from the coding sequence ATGACCCATCCCAATTTCCCTCTCGAACGCCTAGCCGATACCGGGCTGCTGCGCACCCAAGCCTTCATCGGCGGCGAATGGTGCGACGCCGACGACGGCGCCACCCTGGAGGTGATCGACCCTGCGAGCAATCGACCGATCGCTGCGATCGCCGCGCTCCAAGCGGTCGAAACCCGCCGTGCGATCGAGGCCGCCGAGGCCGCGTGGCCGGCCTGGCGCGCGCGCCCGGCCGCCGAACGCGCGATGCTGCTCGAGCGCTGGCACGCGCTGATCCTCGAGCACCTCGATGACCTGGCGACGCTGATGACCCTCGAGCAGGGCAAGCCGCTGGATGAAGCATGCGGAGAGATCCGCTACGGCGCGTCGTTCGTCAAATGGTTCGCCGAGGAGGCGCGCCGCATCTATGGCGACACCATTCCATCGCCGAGCAGCGACCGACGGATCCTGGTGCTCAAGCAGCCGGTCGGAGTCGTCGCCGCGATCACACCGTGGAACTTCCCCAACGCGATGATCACCCGCAAGTGCGCCCCGGCGCTCGCCGCTGGCTGCCCGATCGTGATCAAGCCCTCAGAGCTGACCCCGCTGTCGGCGCTGGCGCTGGCCGAGCTTGCCGATCGCGCCGGCTTCCCGCCCGGGGTGTTCAGCGTGGTCACCGGGCTGCCGCAGGGCATCGGCGCCGAGCTCACCGGCAACCCCGCGGTCCGCAAGCTGTCGTTCACCGGCTCCACCCAGGTGGGCCGCCTGCTGATGCGCCAGAGCGCGGACGACATCAAGCGCCTGAGCCTCGAGCTCGGCGGCAACGCCCCCTTGATCGTGTTCGACGATGCGGATATCGAGCTCGCGGTGGCGGGCGCGATGGTGAGCAAGTTCCGCAATGCCGGGCAGACCTGCGTCTGCGCCAACCGCATTCTGGTGCAGGGCGGCATCCATGACCGCTTCGTCGCACGCCTTGCCGAGGAGATCGCCAAGCTCAAATGCGGCGCGGGCTTCGAGCCAGGCGTCCAGCTCGGGCCGCTGATCAACCATGCCGCGGTTGAGAAAGTCGCCCGCCACGTCGATGACGCGCTGTCCAAGGGCGCAAGCGCCGTGGTCGGTGGCAGCCCCAAAGGCGAGGACCAGTTCGTCGCCCCGACCCTGCTCACCGGTGTCGATACCGGCATGCTGATCTGCAACGAGGAGACTTTCGGCCCGGTGGCGCCGATCATCCGCTTCGATACCGAGGAAGAGGCGATCGCGATCGCCAATGCGACCCCCTTCGGCCTGGCCGCCTACTTCTTCACCGGCGAGATGAAACGCGCCTGGCGGGTCACCGAGGCGCTCGAATTCGGCATGGTCGGGCTCAATACCGGCTCGGTGTCGATGGAGGTCGCCCCGTTCGGCGGGGTCAAACAGTCCGGCCTCGGTCGCGAAGGCTCCAAGTACGGGTTGGATGAGTATCTCGAGAACAAGGCCTTTCATATCGGCGGGCTGTGA